From a region of the Streptomyces caniferus genome:
- a CDS encoding polyprenyl synthetase family protein has protein sequence MAAAESGNGRAGGGATEPGTRAGRWRLGCRLVTEAGDEYVVTASLVRRCLAAVDGPPRWGHGLVWSFIDVGRRLHRAQSWVDRGAVSALRAAAAGATGMDARVRAALLEALAGGLPVAPDRLFAEPVRVGAGQDGAGQGGTERVDSGRGGGGRGEADLVFGEVGAWRAENGGGYRLTLRGEQAGCDLGFAPGPAPGAEGPDDGGGGGPRCAVGGRITVPGGRAAVVVSGEGWYESGTDDGLLAEAPGGGRDIGRRLLTVFLDDGWRVDAGGVEHVEMAARTVTGHRTTLTAHGPDGRAVAARDVRLRPHRPWTSLSTLNRYPTSWEVASDHLRLRLYVTAHFPGQEVRTMLTGHGFLCAAARVSGTRDGRPVTGWAVVTAVPAQRIGDLEEYLGRLQEVTRREVRRLYPDRPSAALTTSLLGGTGASLDGFADTAVHETLVRPVRHLADPGGRGWRAYVCCAAIELLGVRADPYAPLLAAVEVIHSANLAIDDIQDGALHRRGVPAVHRVFGVPATMNAATAAYFALDRVIDEVLPDDDRLRLAVCRTYLRMLRAAHGGQALDLAGHTEEMDAAVASGDARPLLRRLRATHRFKTGVPARAFAELGALAAGAVGARPAAIGAYFEAVGTAYQISDDVLDVLGAAAPHSGGRRKHSGEDLRSGRVTMPLAHCVGRLPADRMSQVWKAVRDGGAPADTVHRAAADIARSGAVQACRQEARTLVDDAWRRLAPLVPDSPAKIMVRSLGRYAALREAEVPAYRADGQDATGRASEEGFGHG, from the coding sequence GTGGCAGCTGCGGAGAGTGGGAACGGCCGGGCCGGAGGCGGTGCCACGGAGCCCGGTACCCGAGCGGGGCGGTGGCGGCTGGGCTGCCGGCTGGTGACGGAGGCCGGGGACGAGTACGTCGTCACGGCGTCCCTGGTGCGCCGGTGCCTCGCGGCGGTGGACGGGCCGCCGCGGTGGGGACACGGACTGGTCTGGTCGTTCATCGATGTGGGACGGCGCCTGCATCGCGCGCAGTCGTGGGTGGACCGCGGCGCGGTCTCCGCCCTGCGAGCCGCGGCGGCCGGTGCCACGGGGATGGACGCCCGGGTGCGGGCGGCGCTGCTGGAGGCGTTGGCCGGCGGGTTGCCGGTGGCTCCGGACCGCCTTTTCGCGGAGCCGGTGCGGGTCGGCGCAGGACAGGACGGCGCAGGACAAGGCGGCACCGAACGGGTCGACAGCGGCCGGGGCGGAGGCGGCCGGGGCGAGGCCGACCTCGTGTTCGGCGAAGTGGGGGCGTGGCGCGCGGAGAACGGGGGCGGATACCGGCTCACGCTGCGCGGCGAACAGGCGGGGTGCGACCTGGGCTTCGCGCCCGGCCCGGCCCCCGGCGCCGAGGGGCCGGACGACGGCGGCGGGGGCGGGCCGCGCTGCGCCGTCGGCGGCCGGATCACGGTCCCGGGCGGGCGGGCGGCGGTCGTCGTCTCGGGCGAGGGCTGGTACGAGTCCGGTACGGACGACGGGCTGCTGGCCGAAGCCCCGGGCGGGGGCCGGGACATCGGCCGCCGGCTCCTCACGGTGTTCCTCGACGACGGCTGGCGGGTGGACGCCGGCGGCGTGGAGCACGTGGAGATGGCCGCGCGCACGGTGACCGGCCACCGGACCACGCTGACGGCCCACGGCCCCGACGGGCGGGCGGTGGCGGCCCGGGACGTCCGGCTCCGCCCGCACCGCCCCTGGACATCGCTCTCCACCCTGAACCGCTACCCCACGTCCTGGGAGGTCGCCTCCGACCACCTCCGTCTGCGGCTCTACGTCACCGCGCACTTCCCCGGCCAGGAAGTGCGCACGATGCTCACCGGCCACGGCTTCCTGTGCGCGGCGGCGCGGGTGAGCGGCACCCGGGACGGGCGGCCGGTGACGGGCTGGGCGGTCGTCACGGCGGTGCCCGCGCAGCGGATCGGGGACCTGGAGGAGTACCTGGGCCGGCTGCAGGAGGTGACCCGGCGCGAGGTCCGCCGGCTCTACCCCGACCGGCCGTCCGCCGCCCTGACGACGTCGCTGCTCGGCGGGACCGGCGCCTCGCTGGACGGCTTCGCGGACACGGCCGTGCACGAGACCCTGGTCCGTCCGGTGCGGCATCTGGCCGACCCGGGCGGCCGGGGGTGGCGGGCCTATGTCTGCTGTGCCGCCATCGAGTTGCTGGGCGTGCGGGCCGACCCGTACGCGCCGCTGCTGGCGGCGGTCGAGGTGATCCACAGCGCCAACCTGGCCATCGACGACATCCAGGACGGCGCGCTGCACCGCCGCGGCGTACCGGCCGTGCACCGGGTCTTCGGGGTGCCGGCCACCATGAACGCCGCCACGGCCGCCTACTTCGCCCTGGACCGCGTCATCGACGAGGTGCTGCCCGACGACGACCGGCTGCGGCTCGCCGTCTGCCGGACGTATCTGCGCATGCTCCGGGCGGCGCACGGCGGCCAGGCCCTGGATCTGGCCGGCCATACGGAGGAGATGGACGCGGCGGTGGCCTCCGGCGATGCGCGGCCGCTGCTGCGGCGGCTGCGGGCGACCCACCGCTTCAAGACCGGCGTCCCGGCCCGCGCCTTCGCGGAGCTCGGCGCCCTCGCCGCGGGAGCCGTCGGCGCCCGACCCGCCGCCATCGGGGCGTACTTCGAGGCGGTGGGCACCGCGTACCAGATCTCCGACGATGTGCTGGACGTCCTGGGCGCCGCCGCCCCGCACTCCGGCGGCCGGCGCAAGCACAGCGGCGAGGACCTGCGCTCCGGGAGGGTGACCATGCCGCTCGCGCACTGCGTCGGCCGGCTCCCCGCCGACCGGATGAGCCAGGTGTGGAAGGCCGTGCGCGACGGCGGGGCCCCGGCGGACACCGTCCACCGGGCGGCCGCCGACATCGCCCGCTCCGGCGCCGTCCAGGCCTGCCGGCAGGAGGCCCGCACCCTGGTCGACGACGCCTGGCGGCGACTGGCCCCGCTGGTGCCGGACTCGCCGGCCAAGATCATGGTCCGCTCATTGGGGCGGTACGCGGCCCTGCGCGAGGCGGAGGTGCCCGCGTACCGCGCCGACGGCCAGGACGCGACGGGCCGGGCATCCGAAGAGGGCTTCGGGCACGGGTGA
- a CDS encoding PP2C family protein-serine/threonine phosphatase codes for MKSLQPTPVRVSWMLAALALVVGVLLNLFAPQPYMGLPLLAAAPLVAGAMLSFRSALVVVCAACVISVGLDLERGRPATARYVDLAVVGLIGVLALAVNRLLLRQGRDLALARDVAEAVQRAVLPDPPREVGPLAVAAGYTTAQAEARIGGDLYAVQETPYGVRMIIGDVRGKGMEAVAAVSVAIGAFRQEAEYAPTLAALVQRLDEAMARAAARGGPVTSTEGFTTAVLAQVSADGGALSLVNRGHPPPYLVHGGQLVRLDPTLPQLPLGMALGDASSAGSAPVDVVRLPPGASLLLVTDGVTEARDTQGTFYDPVFSRRMGRRFTEPEALVDALTKDVGRWTGDHHQDDMAILAVTRRPVPPSATPARTAPPRRHLA; via the coding sequence GTGAAGAGCTTGCAGCCCACGCCGGTGAGGGTGTCGTGGATGCTCGCGGCACTCGCCCTCGTGGTCGGCGTCCTGCTGAACCTCTTCGCGCCCCAGCCGTACATGGGACTCCCGCTGCTGGCCGCCGCACCGCTGGTCGCGGGCGCCATGCTCTCCTTCCGCTCCGCGCTCGTCGTCGTGTGTGCCGCCTGTGTGATCTCGGTGGGACTGGACCTCGAACGCGGACGTCCGGCGACGGCACGGTACGTCGACCTGGCCGTGGTCGGCCTGATCGGCGTGCTGGCGCTCGCGGTCAACCGGCTCCTGCTGCGCCAGGGGCGGGATCTCGCCCTGGCCAGGGATGTCGCGGAGGCGGTCCAGCGGGCGGTGCTCCCCGATCCGCCCCGCGAGGTCGGGCCGCTGGCGGTGGCCGCCGGGTACACCACGGCGCAGGCCGAGGCGCGGATCGGCGGGGACCTGTACGCGGTGCAGGAGACGCCGTACGGGGTGCGAATGATCATCGGGGATGTGCGGGGCAAGGGCATGGAGGCCGTCGCCGCCGTGTCCGTCGCGATCGGGGCCTTCCGCCAGGAGGCCGAGTACGCCCCCACCCTGGCCGCCCTGGTCCAGCGGCTGGACGAGGCCATGGCAAGGGCGGCGGCCAGGGGCGGCCCGGTGACCTCCACGGAGGGCTTCACCACCGCCGTGCTGGCCCAGGTGTCCGCCGACGGCGGGGCGCTGAGCCTGGTCAACCGAGGGCATCCGCCGCCGTATCTCGTGCACGGCGGGCAGCTCGTACGGCTCGACCCGACCCTCCCGCAGCTGCCCCTGGGCATGGCCCTGGGAGACGCTTCCTCGGCCGGCTCCGCGCCCGTCGATGTGGTGCGGCTGCCGCCGGGCGCCTCGTTGCTGCTGGTCACCGACGGTGTCACCGAGGCCAGGGACACCCAGGGCACGTTCTACGATCCGGTCTTCTCGCGCCGCATGGGCAGACGGTTCACCGAACCGGAGGCACTGGTGGACGCCCTGACCAAGGACGTCGGCCGCTGGACCGGGGACCATCACCAGGACGACATGGCCATCCTGGCCGTCACCCGGCGCCCTGTGCCTCCGTCCGCCACCCCCGCCCGGACGGCGCCCCCGCGCCGGCACCTGGCGTGA